In the genome of Drosophila pseudoobscura strain MV-25-SWS-2005 chromosome 3, UCI_Dpse_MV25, whole genome shotgun sequence, one region contains:
- the dve gene encoding uncharacterized protein dve isoform X2, which produces MLEEAKSLPLHCVVESVHSLHASLTIDSRQPWKRRPNIETDSYVIIAAATPWSEIVQTALQRLGYSQEVANTARGSLIIKHWKPIPLEQISDNPAVPVSDIVGELTSVITLRIVILRPKTSPFGEIKDKLLKLLVLQSHAVLRSTGCPLDEVTLSQICRSSHQNTYAMPGGEMSEDLRRKFDQWWSNQLSPQAAMAPKMLPFMTAPSAVPVPVPGDMDFPVGSAMAAAAAAAAAHAAVAGGAAVNNPLGSMGSRESLLLANEAAVHHATGGQAAAAGHHSSMLVHPMHAASMHHHHHHGATHGHGPQYPNQKTRMRTSFDPEMELPKLQKWFQENPHPSRQQIQTYVVQLNTLESRRGRKPLDVNNVVYWFKNARAAQKRAEMRGGSLGSAMSALGHAAMNGYLSQHAPLGQNSSSSAGSQPMSMGNLSMTHDYLKSPMSLKSEDIDTMSQHSDEMEEEPSRPNTPQLPLSLTTHERNRSSPLMDQDEEEEEDQGDQQQQQPQRVKSAGSDVINGNLRETEEERQEKASDVQDNEKESAHNVEEVPHSEAEPLVDAASSLNNNNNSSSHSHIEHEHEVVSSTPKRTIPKEEEDDLDMDDDEEDNENDVSHLDEFRSPSPDLSGAVAPHKDQLPFPMVPNSMFSQSFMYMSHYIPAFGQAAAAHPHHHAAAAAAAAGIQPNALMGGGGGLNLSSISNEERRKRNRTFIDPVTEVPKLEQWFAMNTHPSHNLILKYTEDLNTMPYRQKFPRLESKNVQFWFKNRRAKCKRLKMSLYDNNQCGQMGGLSSFVPKYEERD; this is translated from the exons ATGCTCGAAGAAG CCAAATCACTTCCACTCCATTGTGTGGTGGAGTCGGTGCACTCACTGCACGCCTCCCTCACCATCGACAGCCGGCAGCCCTGGAAGCGTCGGCCCAACATCGAGACAGACAGCTACGTGATCATAGCAGCGGCCACGCCCTGGAGCGAGATTGTCCAGACCGCCCTGCAGCGGCTGGGCTACTCCCAGGAGGTGGCCAACACAGCCAGAG GCTCCCTGATCATCAAGCACTGGAAGCCCATACCTCTGGAGCAGATATCGGACAATCCGGCGGTGCCGGTGAGCGACATTGTGGGAGAGCTGACATCCGTGATCACCCTGCGCATCGTGATCCTGCGGCCCAAGACCTCTCCCTTCGGCGAGATCAAGGACAAGCTGCTTAAGCTGCTCGTGTTGCAGTCGCACGCAGTGCTCCGTTCCACAGGCTGTCCTCTGGATGAG GTAACCCTCTCGCAGATCTGCCGCAGCTCGCACCAGAACACGTACGCCATGCCCGGCGGGGAGATGTCCGAGGATCTGCGCCGCAAGTTCGACCAGTGGTGGTCCAACCAGCTCTCGCCACAGGCGGCCATGGCGCCCAAGATGCTGCCCTTCATGACGGCTCCGTCGGCCgtacccgtgcccgtgcccgggGATATGGACTTCCCCGTTGGCTCGGCCAtggctgcagcggcggcggcagcagctgcccaTGCGGCTGTCGCTGGGGGGGCAGCTGTGAACAATCCTCTAGGATCGATGGGCAGTCGGGAGAGTCTGCTACTGGCAAACGAAGCCGCTGTTCACCATGCCACCGGAGGTCAGGCGGCGGCCGCGGGTCACCATAGTAGCATGCTGGTGCATCCTATGCATGCCGCGTCTATGcatcatcaccaccaccacggaGCCACCCACGGTCACGGCCCACAGTATCCTAACCAGAAGACACGCATGCGCACCAGCTTCGACCCGGAGATGGAGCTGCCCAAACTGCAGAAGTGGTTCCAGGAGAATCCCCATCCCTCGCGCCAGCAGATCCAGACCTATGTGGTGCAGCTGAATACCTTGGAGTCGCGCCGCGGTCGCAAGCCGCTCGACGTCAACAACGTTGTGTACTGGTTCAAGAACGCACGGGCTGCCCAGAAGCGGGCTGAGATGCGGGGCGGGAGTCTGGGCAGTGCCATGAGCGCTCTGGGTCACGCCGCCATGAACGGCTACCTCAGCCAGCACGCCCCTCTTGGCCAGAATTCGAGCAGCAGTGCCGGCAGCCAGCCGATGAGCATGGGGAATCTTTCCATGACGCACGATTATTTAAAGAGCCCCATGAGCCTGAAATCGGAGGACATCGACACCATGTCGCAGCACTCCGacgagatggaggaggagccaAGTCGCCCCAACACGCCCCAGTTGCCGCTCTCACTCACCACCCACGAGCGCAACCGCAGCTCGCCCCTGATGGaccaggacgaggaggaggaggaggatcagggggatcagcagcagcagcagccacagcgtGTAAAGAGCGCCGGCAGCGATGTGATTAACGGCAATCTGAGAGAGACCGAGGAGGAGCGCCAGGAGAAGGCCAGTGACGTCCAAGACAACGAGAAGGAAAGCGCACACAACGTGGAGGAGGTGCCCCATTCAGAGGCCGAACCTCTGGTGGATGCCGCCTCCAGcctaaacaacaacaacaacagcagcagccactcgcacatcgagcacgagcacgaggtCGTGAGCTCCACGCCAAAGCGCACCATTCctaaggaggaggaggacgaccTGGACATGGACGATGACGAGGAGGACAACGAGAATGACGTGAGTCACCTGGATGAGTTCCGCTCGCCCTCGCCAGACCTCTCTGGTGCCGTGGCGCCGCACAAGGACCAGCTGCCCTTTCCCATGGTTCCCAATTCGATGTTCTCGCAATCCTTCATGTACATGAGCCACTACATCCCGGCCTTTGGACAGGCGGCCGCGGCCCATCCGCACCAtcatgccgctgctgcggccgctgccgccggGATCCAGCCGAACGCCCTGATggggggcggcggcggacTCAACCTGTCGAGCATCTCGAACGAGGAGCGCCGGAAGCGGAATCGCACCTTCATCGACCCGGTCACGGAGGTGCCCAAGCTGGAGCAATGGTTCGCCATGAACACGCATCCCTCGCACAATCTGATCCTCAAGTATACGGAGGACCTGAACACCATGCCCTATAG GCAAAAGTTCCCGCGTCTGGAGAGCAAAAATGTGCAGTTCTGGTTCAAGAACCGTCGGGCCAAGTGCAAGCGCCTCAAGATGTCCCTGTACGACAACAACCAGTGCGGACAGATGGGAGGCCTGAGCTCCTTTGTGCCCAAGTACGAGGAGCGGGATTGA